The Gemmatimonas phototrophica region GGACGCTCGCCGATCATCTCGGGCCCGTTCTGCGCGCCGCGATTGCGGGCCTGCGCCGCCAGCTTGTCGTTACCATCGGTGTTGTACATGGGCACCACCACCACCACGAGCGAATCGAGCACATTGGGGCGCGCCCCGAAGCTCCACTCCCGCAGCAGTGCCAGCACCGCTTCTTTGCCTTCCACTTCGCCGGCGTGAATGTTGGCCTGCAGATACACCACCGGCCGTCCAAGACGGCGCGCCTCGGCAGGCGTGCGCACGAGCGGGCGAGAGGCCACCACGAGGGGCACGGATTTGCCCATGGGCGACGTGGCGAGTTGGCTCACACTGATCGGTGCGCCCAGCACCCGCAACGAATCCACGAACGCCAGCATGTCAGCGTATGTCGTTGTTTCGAGGTAGGTGGTGCGTTCCGCGCGGGTGCGAGGCAGCGCCGCCGCCGTTGGTGCGGGTGTTGGCGTGGGAGCGCAGGCCGCCAGCAGGGCAAGAGCGGCCGTCGCGCGACGCCGTAACGTTTTCTGATGCATTACACCTCCAACGCGGCGAGCACCGCGCGCAACTGGACCAGATGGCGCCGCTGATGCTGCGCGATGAAGATGCCCCACTGATAGCCGTTGAGCGGACCAAGAATGGGGTGCGGAGCACTCACTTCCGCCAGCGCCCGGCCGGACGCCGCCGCATACGCCGCGATGACCCGTTCACGCGCCACCTGCTGTGTCTGCACCGCCGTGTCCAGCGAAAGACCGGCACGCGGCGCCACCATGTCGGGGGCCTCAATGCGTCGTACGCTGGAATCTTCCACGTGAAATCGCGCCAGTGTGGGCAGGATGGGGGCGCTCTCGGTTTCGGTGGTGCCCTCCGCCTGCTTGATCAGCTTGGAGACCAGACGGCCGGTACCATCTTCCACGATGGCCAGATGCTCGACGATGTGCGCCGCCGACCACGTTCCTTCGCGCACCACCGTCTGTGAATGGGTGGCCGGTACACGCGCCAGCAACGCCTGCATGTCCGACTGGGCGTCCCTCAGCTGCGTGAGGACTTCCTCAATGCGCGGGTGTGGCGTGGTGGTCATAAGGGAAAGAAAGAGTTGGAAGTGCTACGGATGAAACCGCCGCCCCGTTGCTGCCATCTCGCGCAACATCGCCGCTGGTTCAAAGCGGCCAGGGAAGCGGGTATTCAGGGCGTCGAGCTGCTGCACCACCGTTGAGGCGCCGAGTGTATCAAGGTGCCGGAAGGGTCCCCCGAGAAACGGAGGGAAGCCAATGCCGAACACCGCGCCGATGTCACCGTCACGCGCATTGCGAATGATGCCGTGCTGCAGGCACCGCACGGCTTCGTTGAGCATGGGGAGTACACACCGTTGCTGGATCTCATCGGCCAGCACCGTATGTCGCGTGCCGCCGGCCGGCGTGAGAGCATACACCGACTCGTCCACCCCCTCGCGCTTGCCCTGCTCGCTGTAGCGATAGAACCCCTTCCGCGCTTTTCGCCCCACCCGGCCACTCTCCACCACCCGCTGCAGTGTGGTGGACGGCAACATGCGATCGCCAAACGCAGCAGCCATGATGGGCCCCGATTTGCCGGCAATATCCAGCCCCACTTCGTCGAGCAGCGTGATGGGCCCCACCGGAAATCCGAACGCCGTCAGTGCGCTATCGACATCCTCAATCCGGGCCCCGTCGTCCAGCAACCGGCCGGCCTCGTTGAGATACGGCGCCAGAATGCGATTCACGTAAAAGCCCGCGCCATCCTGCACCACAATGACGGTCTTCCCCAGCTGCCGCCCATACTGCACCGCGGTGGCGGTGGACTCGGCGCTGGTGAATGGGGTCACGATAACCTCCAGCAGCGGCATCTTGTGCACCGGCGAGAAGAAGTGCATGCCGAGCACCTGCTCGGGGCGCGTCGCTGCCGCGGCAATCTCGCGAATGGGGATGGTGCTGGTGTTGGACGCAAAGATGGCTGTGGGCGCCGCGTCCTCCACTTCACGGAGCACCTGGTGCTTCACCGCCAGATCTTCAAACACCGCCTCGATCACGATGTCCGCGTTGGCGAACCCGCGATAGTCGGTCGTCCCACCAATCAGGGAGAGCGTGTCGTCCAGCTGCAAGCGCGAGATCTGCTTTTTCCGCAGCCGTTCGCGCAGCAGATCGCGCACCGAGCGCCATCCTGCGGCCAGCCGCTCCAGCGACGCGTCTTTGAGGCGCACCTGCGTGCCAGCCTGCACCGCCACACCGGCAATGCCCGCTCCCATGAAGCCTGCACCCAGTACGCCGATCTTCTTCACGGCGCGCGCCGTGGCCGTTA contains the following coding sequences:
- a CDS encoding DinB family protein, producing the protein MTTTPHPRIEEVLTQLRDAQSDMQALLARVPATHSQTVVREGTWSAAHIVEHLAIVEDGTGRLVSKLIKQAEGTTETESAPILPTLARFHVEDSSVRRIEAPDMVAPRAGLSLDTAVQTQQVARERVIAAYAAASGRALAEVSAPHPILGPLNGYQWGIFIAQHQRRHLVQLRAVLAALEV
- the fadJ gene encoding fatty acid oxidation complex subunit alpha FadJ, which translates into the protein MHVLFEDAETGLVLSVQDGVALISYDQPQSPVNTLNSRIGPVFEQCFARIERDPTIVGAVLVSGKPDSWIAGADIEELTRITEASQGEALSRGGHALLNRLATMSKPMVAAIHGAALGGGLEVALACRYRLATEHAKTMLALPEVQLGLIPGAGGTQRLPRTVGLQAALDMILTGKNIRARKAWQMGLVHELVHPSILRDIAVRRVRDLAAGRTPPSKARAQSATTMLLEDNALGRKVVFKKARESVLAKTRGHYPAPLAAIDVIQLGYAEGMEAGLAEEARRFGALAVSPECRQLASLFFATTALKKDSGLPDGVTATARAVKKIGVLGAGFMGAGIAGVAVQAGTQVRLKDASLERLAAGWRSVRDLLRERLRKKQISRLQLDDTLSLIGGTTDYRGFANADIVIEAVFEDLAVKHQVLREVEDAAPTAIFASNTSTIPIREIAAAATRPEQVLGMHFFSPVHKMPLLEVIVTPFTSAESTATAVQYGRQLGKTVIVVQDGAGFYVNRILAPYLNEAGRLLDDGARIEDVDSALTAFGFPVGPITLLDEVGLDIAGKSGPIMAAAFGDRMLPSTTLQRVVESGRVGRKARKGFYRYSEQGKREGVDESVYALTPAGGTRHTVLADEIQQRCVLPMLNEAVRCLQHGIIRNARDGDIGAVFGIGFPPFLGGPFRHLDTLGASTVVQQLDALNTRFPGRFEPAAMLREMAATGRRFHP